AATTCCTGAACGTGACATTGCATTTTGAAGGCGCAGTCCCGTTTGACGAAAACCTCCGCAAAGCTGTGCAGCACCAGCGTGCGCTGATCGAATACGCGCCTTCCAGTAAAGCCGCTACCGCCATCCGTTGCTTGGCAGAGCGGGTCCTGAGCTGGCCTTTGCCCAAAGCGGCCAGCGGTCAACTCGAGTTCTTTGTGGAACGCCTGTTGGCGACCTCAACGGCAGATGTTTAATGGCAGCGCTTGAGGGATTGGCCATGTACCAGCAGGACCCGACGCCAGCTGAGTCACAGATCCGGGTAGAGGACTACGCACCGTTGGTAAAGCGTATTGCCTACCATCTGATGCTGAGAATGCCGGCCAGCGTACTGGTGGATGACCTGATTCAGGCCGGCATGATTGGCTTGCTGGAAGCAGCACAGAAATTTGACGCATCCAAAGGGGCCAGTTTTGAGACCTATGCCGGAATCCGTATCCGGGGTGCCATCATGGATGAAACCCGTAAGGGCGACTGGGTTCCCCGTTCGGTGCACCGCAATGCGCGCAAAATTGCCGAGGTCACGCGGCAATTGGAAGCCAGTCTAGGGCGCGATGCAGCGGAAAAGGAAATCGCCGATGCGATGGCGCTGTCGCTGGATG
This region of Simiduia agarivorans SA1 = DSM 21679 genomic DNA includes:
- a CDS encoding RNA polymerase sigma factor FliA — encoded protein: MAALEGLAMYQQDPTPAESQIRVEDYAPLVKRIAYHLMLRMPASVLVDDLIQAGMIGLLEAAQKFDASKGASFETYAGIRIRGAIMDETRKGDWVPRSVHRNARKIAEVTRQLEASLGRDAAEKEIADAMALSLDDYRAMLTDTAHSRLFSYEESAGDDEAGIAEGAGSMGLEAPSDAFERQALKQSLAQAITQLPEREQLVLSLYYDEELNLKEIGQVLGVSESRVSQIHSQAAGRLRAKLTGWKGGL